One Penaeus vannamei isolate JL-2024 chromosome 27, ASM4276789v1, whole genome shotgun sequence genomic window carries:
- the LOC113816210 gene encoding serine/arginine repetitive matrix protein 2 isoform X1, whose product MSERYSRPCTPPGAPPGPRKASVRGPSASASTSSSSSKPKSYDDTYDKYDKEYKTSYQPKPYSDDKYKGNDVRKINDKVPNKLISKNDIYGDIYKSRDVSYSSERYGEKSLYTQRYSEKGRYPEKCRIETSSQQYSSKCRSSKFTNDYDSYPEKTSRYPKHESDAYYGGSGSSYDNYNSYDSYGGDRHRAGGYGAEKSLGAGSYSGDKYGGRGSLTSYGTDKLGIGYGGDKHSRGDSSYGGDKHRGGGSYASDKAAGGSSLSYDHKIGGGTRSRLYPEEDRQLYRDYSPIRTLRSPLSGGVGGSYDGYDRYSPPPRSPDRQYLDRYVIGDSVVYGPPGQYPRNLGQVSPHGRPPTPPSPQPVSSREYSRYSTTSPRRYWSGGRRSPPLPSTGQSRYRSLSPLPSTTPPRRPPSPPARRPPSPHSPYLSTHCRSRERSYDRSKDRYESKGRISSTARSPVRESRPLSDRRGSERSRAGERERRKEPERRVSSRERTHDSDSVKRGRAVERNSDCRSSSDVRSWTKDNNHSGSSQNQEKDRGRSDRRSRTPPSRSARQELSKDRRRESSRERDRSRRIEDRLGPSPASTRRSPVLRARVSRRATSPRDKKRSRRPDDLRLWIESRKSEGSKRPLSPSRSRLLAKRPARSSERSSVVKRSRLGDPKKRLGGGKARRRPLPIKKNRILKKYRRLTAKRGPRSAPGGSKTTNRSNKDSSSNRADGENNDEGDEGETGNSKPGSTATIRRVIKKPKNVSHVNRLALKPRVIRKPAQKLLRDPKEADKEKDPPASQSNKDGGSPPKEEKPTSSASESNRRPSRTF is encoded by the exons ATGTCTGAAAGATACAGCCGGCCCTGTACGCCTCCTGGTGCTCCCCCAGGACCCCGTAAGGCCTCTGTCCGTGGCCCCTCAGCCTcggcctccacgtcctcctcctcctccaagcccAAGAGTTacgatgatacttatgataaataCGATAAAGAGTATAAGACATCTTACCAGCCCAAGCCTTACTCGGATGACAAATATAAAGGAAATGACGTGAGAAAGATTAATGATAAGGTGCCAAATAAGCTAATTAGCAAAAATGACATATATGGTGATATTTACAAATCTAGAGATGTAAGTTACTCTAGTGAAAGATATGGAGAGAAATCTCTATACACCCAGAGATATTCAGAAAAAGGACGTTACCCAGAAAAGTGTCGAATAGAAACCAGTAGTCAGCAGTATAGTAGCAAATGTAGAAGTAGCAAATTcacaaatgattatgatagctATCCGGAGAAAACAAGTAGATATCCCAAGCATGAGAGTGATGCGTACTATGGTGGGTCGGGGAGTTCATATGACAATTATAACTCATATGACAGCTATGGGGGTGATAGGCACAGAGCTGGTGGTTATGGTGCAGAGAAGTCTTTGGGTGCTGGAAGTTACAGTGGGGATAagtatggaggaagaggaagcctaACAAGCTACGGGACGGACAAACTGGGCATCGGATACGGAGGGGACAAGCACAGCAGAGGTGATAGTAGTTATGGTGGGGACAAGCACAGAGGTGGTGGGAGTTACGCAAGTGACAAGGCTGCTGGCGGGAGCAGCCTGTCCTATGACCATAAAATAGGTGGAGGAACAAGAAGCAGACTCTATCCAGAAGAGGATCGGCAGCTGTATCGAGACTACAGCCCCATTAGGACCTTAAG GTCACCTCTCAGTGGTGGTGTCGGAGGAAGCTATGATGGTTACGACAGGTACTCTCCACCACCAAGGTCTCCAGATAGACAGTATCTCGATAG GTATGTTATTGGGGATAGTGTGGTGTATGGTCCCCCAGGTCAGTACCCTCGAAACCTAGGTCAAGTGTCCCCTCACGGTCGaccacccacacccccatccccgcAGCCCGTTTCATCAAGAGAGTACTCAAGATACTCAACAACTAGCCCTCGAA GGTATTGGTCAGGTGGAAGACGGAGCCCTCCATTGCCGTCAACAGGCCAGAGCCGCTACCGATCCCTGTCGCCACTACCCAGCACAACCCCTCCGCGACGGCCGCCATCACCGCCTGCAAGGAGACCACCCTCACCCCATAGTCCTTATCTTTCCACACATTGTAGGAGCAGAGAAAGAAGCTATGACCGCTCAAAAGACAG atATGAGAGTAAAGGAAGAATTTCAAGTACAGCGAGAAGTCCCGTTAGAGAGAGCAGACCATTGTCTgatagaagaggaagtgaaagaagcagagcaggcgaaagagagaggagaaaagaaccaGAAAGAAGGGTTAGCTCAAGAGAGAGAACCCACGACTCGGATTCTGTGAAGCGAGGGAGAGCGGTAGAAAGGAACTCCGACTGTAGAAGCAGCAGCGATGTTAGGAGTTGGACAAAGGATAACAATCACTCAGGAAGTAGTcaaaatcaagagaaagacagaggtcgCAGTGATAGACGGTCACGCACTCCTCCAAGTCGCAGTGCTCGCCAGGAACTGTCAAAGGACAGAAGACGAGAAAGCAGCAGAGAACGTGACCGAAGTAGACGAATAGAAGATAGGCTTGGGCCGTCCCCTGCTAGCACAAGGAGGAGCCCAGTTTTGAGGGCTAGAGTTTCACGAAGAGCAACTTCcccaagagataaaaagagaagcag ACGACCTGATGATCTCAGGCTCTGGATTGAATCTCGGAAGTCAGAGGGAAGTAAACGGCCACTGTCCCCAAGTAGGTCACGCCTCCTGGCCAAGCGACCTGCAAGATCAAGTGAAAGGTCATCAGTGGTGAAGAGGTCAAGGCTAGGTGATCCTAAGAAACGACTGGGGGGAGGAAAGGCCAGAAGGCGACCCTTGCCCATAAAGAAAAATAGGATTCTAAAGA AATATAGAAGATTGACGGCAAAAAGAGGCCCACGCAGTGCACCTGGAGGGAGCAAAACAACCAATAGATCTAACAAGGACAGTAGTAGTAATCGGGCAGATGGTGAGAacaatgatgaaggtgatgagggAGAAACCGGCAATAGCAAGCCTGGAAGCACAGCCACAATTCGCAGGGTCATCAAGAAACCCAAGAATGTAAGCCATGTTAATCGCCTAGCACTGAAGCCACGTGTTATTAGAAAGCCAGCTCAGAAACTGCTCAGAGACCCAAAAGAAGCTGATAAGGAAaag gaTCCTCCAGCCTCGCAGTCAAACAAAGATGGGGGTTCACCACCTAAAGAAGAGAAGCCTACGAGCTCTGCCTCAGAATCTAACCGGAGACCTTCAAGAACATTTTGA
- the LOC113816210 gene encoding serine/arginine repetitive matrix protein 2 isoform X2: MSERYSRPCTPPGAPPGPRKASVRGPSASASTSSSSSKPKSYDDTYDKYDKEYKTSYQPKPYSDDKYKGNDVRKINDKVPNKLISKNDIYGDIYKSRDVSYSSERYGEKSLYTQRYSEKGRYPEKCRIETSSQQYSSKCRSSKFTNDYDSYPEKTSRYPKHESDAYYGGSGSSYDNYNSYDSYGGDRHRAGGYGAEKSLGAGSYSGDKYGGRGSLTSYGTDKLGIGYGGDKHSRGDSSYGGDKHRGGGSYASDKAAGGSSLSYDHKIGGGTRSRLYPEEDRQLYRDYSPIRTLRSPLSGGVGGSYDGYDRYSPPPRSPDRQYLDRYVIGDSVVYGPPGQYPRNLGQVSPHGRPPTPPSPQPVSSREYSRYSTTSPRSGRRSPPLPSTGQSRYRSLSPLPSTTPPRRPPSPPARRPPSPHSPYLSTHCRSRERSYDRSKDRYESKGRISSTARSPVRESRPLSDRRGSERSRAGERERRKEPERRVSSRERTHDSDSVKRGRAVERNSDCRSSSDVRSWTKDNNHSGSSQNQEKDRGRSDRRSRTPPSRSARQELSKDRRRESSRERDRSRRIEDRLGPSPASTRRSPVLRARVSRRATSPRDKKRSRRPDDLRLWIESRKSEGSKRPLSPSRSRLLAKRPARSSERSSVVKRSRLGDPKKRLGGGKARRRPLPIKKNRILKKYRRLTAKRGPRSAPGGSKTTNRSNKDSSSNRADGENNDEGDEGETGNSKPGSTATIRRVIKKPKNVSHVNRLALKPRVIRKPAQKLLRDPKEADKEKDPPASQSNKDGGSPPKEEKPTSSASESNRRPSRTF, translated from the exons ATGTCTGAAAGATACAGCCGGCCCTGTACGCCTCCTGGTGCTCCCCCAGGACCCCGTAAGGCCTCTGTCCGTGGCCCCTCAGCCTcggcctccacgtcctcctcctcctccaagcccAAGAGTTacgatgatacttatgataaataCGATAAAGAGTATAAGACATCTTACCAGCCCAAGCCTTACTCGGATGACAAATATAAAGGAAATGACGTGAGAAAGATTAATGATAAGGTGCCAAATAAGCTAATTAGCAAAAATGACATATATGGTGATATTTACAAATCTAGAGATGTAAGTTACTCTAGTGAAAGATATGGAGAGAAATCTCTATACACCCAGAGATATTCAGAAAAAGGACGTTACCCAGAAAAGTGTCGAATAGAAACCAGTAGTCAGCAGTATAGTAGCAAATGTAGAAGTAGCAAATTcacaaatgattatgatagctATCCGGAGAAAACAAGTAGATATCCCAAGCATGAGAGTGATGCGTACTATGGTGGGTCGGGGAGTTCATATGACAATTATAACTCATATGACAGCTATGGGGGTGATAGGCACAGAGCTGGTGGTTATGGTGCAGAGAAGTCTTTGGGTGCTGGAAGTTACAGTGGGGATAagtatggaggaagaggaagcctaACAAGCTACGGGACGGACAAACTGGGCATCGGATACGGAGGGGACAAGCACAGCAGAGGTGATAGTAGTTATGGTGGGGACAAGCACAGAGGTGGTGGGAGTTACGCAAGTGACAAGGCTGCTGGCGGGAGCAGCCTGTCCTATGACCATAAAATAGGTGGAGGAACAAGAAGCAGACTCTATCCAGAAGAGGATCGGCAGCTGTATCGAGACTACAGCCCCATTAGGACCTTAAG GTCACCTCTCAGTGGTGGTGTCGGAGGAAGCTATGATGGTTACGACAGGTACTCTCCACCACCAAGGTCTCCAGATAGACAGTATCTCGATAG GTATGTTATTGGGGATAGTGTGGTGTATGGTCCCCCAGGTCAGTACCCTCGAAACCTAGGTCAAGTGTCCCCTCACGGTCGaccacccacacccccatccccgcAGCCCGTTTCATCAAGAGAGTACTCAAGATACTCAACAACTAGCCCTCGAA GTGGAAGACGGAGCCCTCCATTGCCGTCAACAGGCCAGAGCCGCTACCGATCCCTGTCGCCACTACCCAGCACAACCCCTCCGCGACGGCCGCCATCACCGCCTGCAAGGAGACCACCCTCACCCCATAGTCCTTATCTTTCCACACATTGTAGGAGCAGAGAAAGAAGCTATGACCGCTCAAAAGACAG atATGAGAGTAAAGGAAGAATTTCAAGTACAGCGAGAAGTCCCGTTAGAGAGAGCAGACCATTGTCTgatagaagaggaagtgaaagaagcagagcaggcgaaagagagaggagaaaagaaccaGAAAGAAGGGTTAGCTCAAGAGAGAGAACCCACGACTCGGATTCTGTGAAGCGAGGGAGAGCGGTAGAAAGGAACTCCGACTGTAGAAGCAGCAGCGATGTTAGGAGTTGGACAAAGGATAACAATCACTCAGGAAGTAGTcaaaatcaagagaaagacagaggtcgCAGTGATAGACGGTCACGCACTCCTCCAAGTCGCAGTGCTCGCCAGGAACTGTCAAAGGACAGAAGACGAGAAAGCAGCAGAGAACGTGACCGAAGTAGACGAATAGAAGATAGGCTTGGGCCGTCCCCTGCTAGCACAAGGAGGAGCCCAGTTTTGAGGGCTAGAGTTTCACGAAGAGCAACTTCcccaagagataaaaagagaagcag ACGACCTGATGATCTCAGGCTCTGGATTGAATCTCGGAAGTCAGAGGGAAGTAAACGGCCACTGTCCCCAAGTAGGTCACGCCTCCTGGCCAAGCGACCTGCAAGATCAAGTGAAAGGTCATCAGTGGTGAAGAGGTCAAGGCTAGGTGATCCTAAGAAACGACTGGGGGGAGGAAAGGCCAGAAGGCGACCCTTGCCCATAAAGAAAAATAGGATTCTAAAGA AATATAGAAGATTGACGGCAAAAAGAGGCCCACGCAGTGCACCTGGAGGGAGCAAAACAACCAATAGATCTAACAAGGACAGTAGTAGTAATCGGGCAGATGGTGAGAacaatgatgaaggtgatgagggAGAAACCGGCAATAGCAAGCCTGGAAGCACAGCCACAATTCGCAGGGTCATCAAGAAACCCAAGAATGTAAGCCATGTTAATCGCCTAGCACTGAAGCCACGTGTTATTAGAAAGCCAGCTCAGAAACTGCTCAGAGACCCAAAAGAAGCTGATAAGGAAaag gaTCCTCCAGCCTCGCAGTCAAACAAAGATGGGGGTTCACCACCTAAAGAAGAGAAGCCTACGAGCTCTGCCTCAGAATCTAACCGGAGACCTTCAAGAACATTTTGA